Proteins from one Faecalibacterium sp. I3-3-33 genomic window:
- a CDS encoding xanthine dehydrogenase family protein molybdopterin-binding subunit encodes MKTVNKPFRKKDAMQLVTGQPVYMDDLIPQDCLIVKLLRSPYANAIVRSINTTVAKKVPGIEAIFTWEDVPQDARRYTQAGQTYPEASPYDRLLIDRHVRFVGDVVAIVAGKDEKCVDKALKLIKVDYEVLEAVLDFHTAKDNPILVHPEDNWESLAPVGADNKRNLCAHDECGNGDIDAVLAGCDVVIDHVYHTKACQQAMMETFRTYCSIDTYGRLNVLSSTQIVFHARRNIANALHIPKSMVRVSKPRIGGGFGAKQTAVSEVYPAFVTWMTKKPSKLIFSRVESQTASSPRHEMEMHVRLGATKDGIVKGIDLYTLSNTGAYGEHGPTTVGLSGHKSIPLYGKAEAFRFVSDVVYTNHMSAGAYRGYGATQGLFAVESAVNELAHKLNMDPIELRLKNTVQEGDVMPAYYGAVNTSCALDRCVLKVREMIDWEHKYPARDMGNGKIRAVGMGMAMQGSGISGMDVGSATLKLNDDGFYTLMIGAADMGTGCDTTLAQIAAEVLDCTLDNITVFGADTDSSPYDSGSYASSTTYVTGKATEKCAMKLREQICKLGAELLECPADAVEFDGKVVFESADPTRQKTLSEIAFASQFGHKIPLEFTETHTSPLSPPPYMVGAAEVEVDTETGEVKVLEFDACVDCGTPINPNLTRVQAEGGILQGIGMTLTENITYDKNGYPAENSLFQYKIPARNDIGHIHVEFENSYEPNGPFGAKSIGEVVINTPLPAISDAIYNAIGTRFYELPITPEQIAMAVAAKQ; translated from the coding sequence GTGAAAACAGTCAACAAACCGTTCCGCAAAAAAGACGCAATGCAGCTGGTCACCGGCCAGCCTGTTTATATGGATGACCTTATCCCGCAGGACTGCCTGATCGTCAAGCTGCTGCGCTCGCCCTATGCAAACGCCATCGTCCGCAGCATTAACACCACCGTTGCGAAAAAAGTGCCCGGCATCGAGGCTATCTTCACTTGGGAAGATGTGCCGCAGGATGCCCGCCGTTACACGCAGGCCGGTCAGACCTACCCGGAAGCTAGCCCCTACGACCGTCTGCTGATTGATCGCCACGTCCGCTTTGTGGGAGACGTGGTGGCCATCGTAGCCGGTAAGGACGAAAAGTGCGTGGACAAGGCGCTCAAGCTTATCAAGGTTGACTACGAGGTGCTGGAAGCTGTGCTGGATTTCCACACCGCCAAGGATAACCCCATCCTTGTGCACCCGGAGGATAACTGGGAAAGCCTTGCCCCCGTGGGTGCTGACAACAAGCGCAACCTCTGCGCCCATGATGAATGCGGCAACGGCGACATCGACGCTGTGTTGGCCGGATGTGATGTGGTCATCGACCATGTGTACCACACCAAGGCCTGCCAGCAGGCTATGATGGAGACCTTCCGCACCTATTGCTCCATTGATACTTACGGGCGGTTGAATGTGCTCAGCTCTACCCAGATCGTTTTCCACGCCCGCCGCAACATCGCCAATGCGCTGCACATCCCCAAATCTATGGTGCGTGTTTCCAAGCCCCGCATCGGCGGCGGCTTTGGTGCCAAACAGACCGCCGTCAGCGAGGTATACCCGGCCTTTGTGACTTGGATGACCAAAAAGCCCTCTAAGCTCATCTTCAGCCGTGTGGAAAGCCAGACGGCTTCTTCGCCGCGCCACGAGATGGAGATGCATGTCCGTCTGGGAGCGACCAAGGACGGCATCGTGAAGGGCATCGACCTGTACACCCTGTCCAACACCGGTGCTTACGGCGAGCACGGCCCCACTACCGTGGGTCTGTCTGGTCACAAATCCATCCCGCTGTACGGCAAGGCCGAAGCCTTCCGCTTTGTCAGCGATGTGGTGTACACCAACCATATGTCTGCCGGTGCATACCGCGGCTATGGCGCTACACAGGGTCTGTTTGCGGTGGAATCTGCCGTAAACGAACTGGCGCACAAGCTGAACATGGATCCCATTGAACTCCGTCTGAAGAACACCGTGCAGGAGGGCGATGTAATGCCCGCCTACTACGGCGCGGTAAATACCAGCTGCGCACTGGACCGGTGCGTGCTCAAGGTGCGCGAGATGATCGACTGGGAGCACAAGTATCCCGCCCGGGATATGGGCAACGGCAAGATCCGTGCCGTTGGCATGGGTATGGCCATGCAGGGCTCCGGTATTTCCGGCATGGACGTGGGCAGCGCTACCCTCAAGCTGAACGATGACGGTTTCTATACCCTGATGATCGGCGCTGCCGATATGGGCACCGGCTGCGACACCACGCTGGCGCAGATCGCCGCCGAGGTGCTGGACTGCACGCTGGATAATATCACCGTCTTTGGCGCAGATACGGATTCTTCCCCCTACGATTCCGGTTCCTACGCTTCCAGCACCACCTATGTCACCGGCAAGGCCACCGAGAAGTGCGCCATGAAGCTGCGGGAACAGATCTGTAAGCTGGGTGCAGAACTGCTGGAATGCCCGGCGGATGCCGTGGAGTTTGACGGCAAGGTCGTGTTTGAAAGCGCCGACCCCACCCGCCAAAAGACCCTGTCCGAGATCGCCTTTGCTTCCCAGTTCGGCCATAAGATCCCGCTGGAATTTACCGAGACTCACACCTCGCCCTTGTCGCCGCCACCGTATATGGTGGGCGCTGCCGAGGTGGAGGTGGATACCGAGACCGGCGAAGTGAAAGTACTGGAATTTGACGCCTGCGTGGACTGCGGCACCCCCATCAACCCCAACCTGACCCGTGTGCAGGCCGAAGGCGGTATTCTGCAAGGCATCGGCATGACCCTGACCGAGAACATCACCTACGACAAAAACGGCTACCCGGCAGAGAACTCTCTGTTCCAGTACAAGATCCCTGCCCGCAACGATATCGGCCACATCCATGTGGAGTTTGAGAACAGCTACGAGCCCAACGGCCCCTTTGGCGCAAAGTCCATCGGCGAGGTGGTCATCAATACGCCGCTGCCCGCCATCTCGGACGCCATCTACAACGCCATCGGCACCCGCTTCTATGAATTGCCCATCACCCCGGAGCAGATCGCCATGGCAGTTGCAGCAAAGCAGTAA
- the yqeB gene encoding selenium-dependent molybdenum cofactor biosynthesis protein YqeB, translating into MKKDALIIVRGGGDLATGTIHRLWSAGLRVLVLETTQPAAIRRQVALCEAVYEGEATVEGLRAVRIEALEQAQSVWAQGGVPVLVDPEGICIARAKPEVVVDAILAKRNLGTRRDMAPLTIALGPGFVAGKDVDAVVETKRGHRLGRIIREGSAIPNTGIPGVIGGYGAERVIHAQTAGVFMNVRKIGDLVEKGETIATIRTPEGERISVTAQIPGILRGLLRSGYPVTPGFKIADIDPRREELSNCFLISDKSRCIAGSVLELVCAQVWQ; encoded by the coding sequence ATGAAAAAGGATGCTTTGATCATCGTGCGCGGCGGCGGCGACCTTGCTACCGGCACCATCCACCGGTTGTGGAGCGCCGGGCTGCGTGTTCTGGTATTGGAAACGACACAGCCCGCAGCCATCCGCCGTCAGGTGGCCCTGTGCGAAGCAGTGTATGAAGGCGAAGCCACGGTCGAAGGACTGCGTGCTGTCCGCATTGAAGCATTAGAGCAGGCACAGTCTGTCTGGGCGCAGGGGGGCGTTCCAGTGCTCGTTGACCCGGAGGGCATCTGTATTGCCCGGGCAAAGCCAGAGGTCGTAGTGGACGCCATTCTGGCCAAGCGCAACCTTGGCACCCGCCGGGATATGGCGCCGCTGACCATTGCCCTTGGCCCCGGCTTTGTTGCCGGGAAGGATGTAGATGCCGTGGTGGAGACCAAGCGCGGCCACCGGCTGGGCCGGATCATCCGGGAGGGAAGCGCTATCCCCAATACCGGCATCCCCGGCGTCATCGGCGGGTATGGTGCGGAGCGGGTGATTCATGCACAGACTGCCGGTGTCTTTATGAATGTGCGTAAAATCGGCGATTTGGTGGAGAAGGGCGAGACTATCGCTACTATCCGTACCCCGGAGGGGGAGAGAATCTCGGTTACAGCACAGATCCCCGGTATTCTGCGCGGATTGCTGCGCAGCGGCTATCCGGTCACGCCGGGCTTTAAGATCGCGGATATCGACCCCCGGCGGGAGGAACTTTCCAACTGCTTCCTGATCTCGGATAAATCCCGCTGTATTGCCGGTAGCGTGCTGGAACTTGTCTGTGCGCAGGTGTGGCAGTAA
- a CDS encoding aminotransferase class V-fold PLP-dependent enzyme: MIYLDNAATTLHKPPQVEQAILEALHTAGNPGRGAHEPTLHAARIVLDTRLALAELFHAPGPSCIVFAANATMALNTVLNGVLHPGDHVITTVCEHNSVLRPLYRLRAQGVEASFTGVDTAARLCYDQWEALLRPNTRALVVTGASNVTGNGTDLACAADFAHRHGLLFIVDAAQTAGAQPIDVQQLGIDALCFTGHKALLGPQGTGGAYVCPSLRIEPLLVGGSGVHSFDETHPLQMPTALEAGTLNVHGLAGLCAGVRWLLERGVESLAARENALASLFYEQVRTAPGVTVYGDMTMQPRAPIVALNIAQEDSARVADILWEDYGICVRAGAHCAPLMHKALGTVEQGIVRFSFSHFNTEQEARQAAQAVCALARELLCE, from the coding sequence GTGATCTATCTGGACAACGCAGCCACCACCCTGCATAAACCGCCGCAGGTGGAGCAGGCTATTCTGGAGGCACTGCACACAGCAGGCAACCCCGGGCGCGGTGCACACGAACCCACCCTTCACGCTGCACGGATCGTGTTGGACACCCGTCTGGCGCTGGCAGAGCTTTTCCATGCGCCGGGTCCCTCCTGTATTGTTTTTGCCGCTAATGCGACCATGGCGCTGAATACGGTGCTGAACGGTGTGCTGCATCCGGGCGATCATGTAATCACAACGGTATGCGAGCATAATTCTGTTCTGCGTCCGCTGTACCGGCTGCGGGCGCAGGGGGTAGAGGCCTCTTTTACCGGAGTGGATACTGCTGCACGGCTGTGCTACGACCAGTGGGAAGCCTTGCTGCGCCCCAACACCCGGGCACTGGTGGTGACGGGTGCTTCTAACGTGACCGGCAATGGCACCGACCTTGCCTGCGCAGCGGACTTTGCCCACCGGCATGGCCTGCTGTTCATCGTGGATGCCGCGCAGACTGCCGGTGCACAGCCCATTGATGTGCAGCAACTTGGCATAGATGCTTTGTGCTTTACCGGGCACAAGGCGCTTTTGGGGCCACAGGGCACCGGCGGGGCTTATGTGTGCCCCAGCCTGCGCATTGAGCCGCTTCTTGTGGGTGGCAGCGGTGTGCACAGCTTTGACGAAACGCACCCTTTGCAGATGCCCACCGCACTGGAGGCCGGAACACTGAATGTGCACGGCCTTGCAGGGCTGTGTGCCGGGGTGCGCTGGCTGCTGGAACGGGGCGTAGAAAGCCTTGCCGCCCGGGAAAATGCCCTTGCCAGCCTGTTTTATGAGCAGGTGCGCACTGCGCCGGGCGTAACGGTATACGGTGATATGACCATGCAGCCCCGTGCGCCCATTGTGGCGCTGAACATCGCACAGGAGGATTCTGCCCGGGTGGCAGATATTTTGTGGGAGGACTACGGCATTTGCGTGCGTGCCGGGGCACACTGCGCTCCGCTGATGCACAAGGCGCTTGGCACTGTGGAGCAGGGCATAGTACGGTTCAGCTTTTCCCATTTCAATACCGAACAGGAGGCGCGGCAAGCAGCGCAGGCGGTTTGCGCACTTGCCCGGGAGCTTTTATGCGAGTAA
- the selD gene encoding selenide, water dikinase SelD, which produces MSKEDKIIFCTGGGCTAKLGAGVLSRILEKLPRGEKDPDLLVGYDSRDDAAVYRITDDIALVQTVDFFPPMVDDPYTFGQIAATNALSDVYAMGGEVKTALNLVCFPEDMDLNVLGEILRGGAEKVAEAGGSLAGGHSIADSGVKYGLSVTGLVDPHRMYTNDTGVPGDKLILTKALGVGLLCTANRVGEAAPEEMEAAIRSMTTLNKTAAEISRKYRVHAATDVTGFSFLGHLHEMMGGKLSCIIHANAVPVLPGAEKAADAFLYTAAGQRNRNHTGPFVRFENVSFAMEEVLFDPQTSGGLLLAVDPADAEALEQELRTAGLPASIVGEILPKQEMEITVTDK; this is translated from the coding sequence ATGAGCAAGGAAGATAAGATCATATTCTGTACCGGGGGCGGCTGCACCGCAAAGCTGGGTGCCGGGGTGCTGAGCCGCATTCTGGAAAAGCTGCCCCGGGGCGAAAAAGACCCGGATCTTCTGGTCGGCTATGACAGCCGGGATGATGCCGCAGTCTACCGTATTACGGACGACATTGCGCTGGTGCAGACCGTGGACTTTTTTCCACCGATGGTGGACGACCCCTACACCTTTGGGCAGATCGCAGCCACAAACGCCCTGAGCGATGTCTACGCCATGGGCGGCGAGGTAAAGACCGCCTTAAATCTGGTCTGCTTCCCGGAGGATATGGATCTGAACGTGCTGGGTGAGATTTTGCGCGGCGGTGCCGAAAAGGTGGCAGAAGCAGGCGGCAGTCTTGCAGGCGGGCATTCCATTGCAGACAGCGGGGTAAAATACGGTCTTTCTGTGACCGGCCTTGTAGACCCGCACCGGATGTACACGAACGACACCGGAGTGCCGGGTGATAAGCTGATATTGACCAAGGCTTTAGGCGTGGGTCTGCTGTGCACGGCAAACCGCGTGGGCGAAGCCGCCCCGGAGGAGATGGAAGCAGCCATCCGCTCCATGACCACTCTGAACAAAACGGCGGCAGAAATCAGCCGCAAGTACCGCGTCCACGCCGCTACGGATGTGACCGGCTTCAGCTTTCTCGGCCATCTGCACGAGATGATGGGCGGCAAGCTTTCCTGCATCATCCATGCAAATGCTGTTCCGGTGCTGCCGGGCGCAGAAAAAGCAGCGGATGCGTTTTTGTACACCGCCGCCGGGCAGCGCAACCGCAACCACACCGGGCCGTTCGTCCGGTTCGAGAACGTAAGCTTTGCCATGGAAGAGGTCTTGTTCGACCCACAGACCTCCGGTGGGCTGCTGCTGGCGGTAGACCCGGCGGATGCAGAGGCTCTGGAACAGGAACTGCGCACCGCAGGGCTGCCCGCAAGTATCGTGGGCGAGATCCTGCCGAAGCAGGAAATGGAGATCACCGTAACAGACAAATGA
- the yedF gene encoding sulfurtransferase-like selenium metabolism protein YedF, producing MAEFIKVDALGDACPLPVVKAKKAISELQGAGQVEILVDNEIAVQNLTKMAQQKGYQYSAEKLEERKYRVLFTLGEAAGAPAEQAPVCVPDARTDTVVAISAAVMGDGSDELGKTLLKAFVFALTQQDKLPKTILFYNGGAALTCEGSAMLEDLKALEAQGVEILTCGTCLNFYGLTEKLAVGSVTNMYTIAEKLTQAGNVVKP from the coding sequence ATGGCTGAATTTATCAAAGTAGATGCACTGGGCGATGCCTGCCCGCTGCCGGTCGTCAAGGCGAAAAAAGCGATTTCCGAATTGCAGGGCGCAGGACAGGTGGAGATACTGGTGGACAACGAGATCGCCGTGCAGAACCTGACTAAGATGGCGCAGCAGAAGGGCTATCAGTACAGCGCCGAAAAGCTGGAAGAACGAAAATACCGCGTGCTGTTCACGCTGGGCGAAGCAGCAGGCGCCCCGGCAGAGCAGGCTCCTGTCTGCGTACCGGATGCCCGCACCGATACGGTGGTGGCTATTTCCGCTGCCGTTATGGGCGATGGCAGCGACGAGCTGGGCAAGACTCTGCTCAAGGCTTTTGTATTTGCACTGACCCAGCAGGATAAGCTGCCCAAGACCATTCTGTTCTATAACGGCGGCGCGGCGCTGACCTGTGAAGGCTCTGCCATGCTGGAGGATCTTAAGGCATTGGAAGCACAGGGCGTGGAGATCCTAACCTGCGGCACCTGTCTGAATTTCTACGGACTTACCGAGAAGCTGGCGGTGGGCAGTGTGACCAACATGTACACCATTGCCGAAAAGCTGACGCAGGCCGGGAACGTGGTAAAGCCGTGA
- a CDS encoding FAD binding domain-containing protein: MMTIREYKRAESLEEAWQLNQKKPNRILGGMIWLKMETINVGTAIDLSGLGLDTIEETEDSFSIGAMVTLRQLEQHPGLAAYTHGAMREAVRHIVGVQLRNLATVGGSIYSRFGFSDVLTMFLAMDCDVELYKGGIMPLQEYAQRPYDRDILVRLIVKKTPMKLYYQSVRNSQTDIPVLTCAAARMETGDYRIVIGARPLRAVRFELPAEPALAAEQLAAQFAENVKAQIVTGSNMRGSAEYRRHLAGVLTKRAVLELEQRKMQEEK; the protein is encoded by the coding sequence ATGATGACGATCCGAGAATATAAGCGGGCAGAAAGTCTGGAGGAAGCGTGGCAGCTGAACCAGAAAAAACCAAACCGCATTTTGGGCGGCATGATCTGGCTGAAGATGGAAACCATCAATGTCGGCACCGCCATCGACCTTTCCGGTCTGGGACTGGATACCATTGAGGAGACCGAGGACAGCTTTTCCATCGGCGCTATGGTCACCCTGCGCCAGCTGGAACAGCATCCGGGGCTTGCCGCCTACACCCACGGCGCTATGCGCGAGGCTGTGCGCCATATCGTGGGTGTGCAGCTGCGCAATCTGGCGACCGTGGGCGGCAGCATTTACAGCCGGTTCGGCTTTTCGGATGTGCTGACCATGTTCCTGGCCATGGATTGTGACGTAGAGCTGTACAAGGGCGGCATTATGCCGCTGCAGGAATATGCACAGCGCCCCTACGACCGGGACATTCTGGTACGGCTGATCGTAAAAAAGACACCGATGAAGCTTTATTACCAGTCGGTGCGCAACAGCCAGACCGATATCCCGGTGCTGACCTGCGCTGCCGCCCGGATGGAGACCGGCGATTACCGCATCGTCATCGGTGCGCGTCCGCTGCGCGCCGTGCGGTTCGAGCTCCCGGCAGAGCCTGCCCTTGCGGCAGAACAGCTTGCCGCACAGTTTGCCGAAAACGTAAAGGCGCAGATCGTTACCGGCTCCAATATGCGCGGCAGCGCCGAGTACCGCAGGCATCTGGCTGGCGTGCTGACAAAGCGCGCGGTGCTGGAACTGGAACAGCGTAAAATGCAGGAGGAAAAGTAA
- a CDS encoding DUF3343 domain-containing protein has translation MRVKRSYIVLSFRTTLEAMEWEKQCHARQVPGRLIPLPREISAGCGLAWRMLPEDWQSWQAELDQTQFDKVTPVEQ, from the coding sequence ATGCGAGTAAAACGAAGCTATATCGTGCTTTCCTTCCGTACCACCTTAGAGGCGATGGAGTGGGAAAAGCAATGCCATGCCCGGCAGGTGCCCGGACGGCTGATCCCGCTGCCGCGTGAGATCTCGGCAGGGTGCGGGCTTGCATGGCGTATGCTGCCGGAGGACTGGCAAAGCTGGCAGGCAGAACTGGATCAGACACAGTTTGATAAGGTAACGCCTGTGGAGCAATAA
- a CDS encoding DUF3873 family protein, whose protein sequence is MEQLFLMPGEERYERFKDGNGVPKVHYSYCSMRGAFFDCESRSLEEAQRLCENWLVGQDRCYRN, encoded by the coding sequence ATGGAACAGCTTTTTCTGATGCCCGGTGAAGAACGATACGAGCGCTTCAAGGATGGCAACGGTGTTCCTAAGGTACACTACTCCTACTGCTCTATGCGCGGCGCCTTCTTCGACTGCGAGAGCCGCAGTCTTGAGGAAGCCCAGCGCCTGTGCGAAAACTGGCTTGTAGGGCAGGATCGCTGCTACCGCAACTAA
- a CDS encoding (2Fe-2S)-binding protein — MQITLTLNGVRVSEEIAPDMLLIDFVRAHGCKSVKRGCETSNCGLCTVFMDDKPVLSCSVLAARADGHKITTLEGLQKEAAEFGAFIADQGAEQCGFCNPGFIMNALALFREQPYPTEEQVKEYLAGNLCRCSGYEGQLRGIMSFLAWKKQKEGVQ; from the coding sequence ATGCAGATCACACTTACATTGAACGGTGTCCGGGTATCCGAGGAGATCGCCCCGGATATGCTTTTGATCGATTTTGTCCGTGCACATGGCTGCAAGAGCGTCAAACGCGGCTGCGAGACCTCCAACTGCGGTCTGTGCACCGTGTTTATGGATGATAAGCCTGTGCTGTCCTGCTCCGTGCTGGCAGCCCGTGCCGATGGACATAAGATCACCACGCTGGAGGGCCTGCAGAAGGAAGCTGCCGAGTTTGGTGCCTTTATCGCAGATCAGGGCGCGGAGCAGTGCGGCTTCTGCAATCCGGGCTTTATCATGAACGCGCTGGCTCTGTTCCGGGAGCAGCCGTACCCCACTGAAGAGCAGGTGAAGGAATACCTTGCCGGAAACCTGTGCCGCTGCTCCGGTTACGAAGGTCAGCTGCGCGGCATCATGAGCTTTCTGGCATGGAAAAAGCAGAAGGAGGGTGTACAGTGA
- a CDS encoding XdhC family protein yields the protein MNRQTLADVLQDTNQTGNYTLATVLEGAETGSQLLLRDGNALWQTRSAGLLQRQLAVLQACTATGFLTLEGQRVFAERFGAVPQLVVCGGGHVAAALVKQAKLLGLPVLAIDDREEFAQQLRAAGADTVLCAPFAQALQNVPGRAETYFAVLTRSHAFDLDCLTQILQKPAAYVGMMGSRGRAALVRRQLLENGLDSQRIDALCAPIGLAIGAQTAAEIALSILAQIVQVKNARPQTEGYPIALLDAMVQAEKASTPAMLATIVARHGSTPRDVGAKMLILPDGSTVGSVGGGIMEHYTVQAAQKLLAQAAPALQCLQLSADGKNEDAAIAACGGSMEVLLQTLCPGEETK from the coding sequence ATGAACAGACAAACGCTTGCAGACGTTCTGCAAGATACAAACCAGACCGGCAACTATACGCTGGCTACCGTGCTGGAAGGCGCAGAGACAGGCAGTCAGCTGCTGCTGCGGGACGGCAACGCCTTATGGCAGACCCGGAGCGCCGGGCTTTTGCAGCGTCAGCTTGCCGTCTTGCAAGCCTGTACCGCTACGGGCTTTCTGACACTGGAAGGGCAGCGAGTATTTGCCGAGCGCTTTGGTGCGGTGCCGCAGTTGGTAGTCTGCGGCGGCGGCCATGTGGCTGCTGCCCTTGTAAAACAGGCAAAGCTTCTTGGCTTGCCGGTGCTTGCCATAGACGACCGGGAAGAATTTGCCCAGCAGCTGCGCGCCGCCGGAGCAGACACCGTGCTCTGTGCCCCCTTTGCACAGGCGCTTCAAAATGTGCCAGGCAGGGCAGAGACCTATTTTGCGGTACTGACTCGCTCCCACGCTTTTGATCTGGATTGCCTTACCCAGATCCTGCAAAAGCCTGCGGCCTATGTGGGCATGATGGGCAGTCGTGGTCGTGCTGCATTGGTGCGCCGTCAGCTGTTGGAGAACGGTCTGGACAGTCAGCGGATCGATGCGCTCTGCGCACCCATCGGCCTTGCCATCGGCGCGCAGACCGCTGCGGAGATCGCACTTTCCATTCTGGCGCAGATCGTGCAGGTCAAGAATGCCCGCCCCCAGACCGAGGGCTATCCCATCGCATTGCTGGATGCAATGGTGCAGGCAGAAAAAGCCAGCACCCCGGCGATGCTGGCTACCATCGTTGCACGGCATGGCTCTACCCCGCGGGATGTGGGTGCAAAAATGCTCATTCTGCCCGATGGCAGTACGGTTGGCAGTGTGGGCGGCGGCATTATGGAGCATTACACGGTACAGGCTGCTCAGAAGCTGTTGGCACAGGCTGCGCCCGCCCTGCAATGCTTACAGCTTTCGGCTGACGGCAAAAACGAGGACGCAGCCATTGCTGCCTGCGGCGGTTCCATGGAAGTGCTGTTGCAGACACTTTGCCCCGGGGAGGAAACGAAATGA
- a CDS encoding nucleotidyltransferase family protein — protein sequence MKKSLTVGCVIMASGLSRRFGANKLLADFCGQPMLCRAFAATATPGIAARIVVTRSEEVQALCRAQGVPVLLHCLPGRNDTVRLGLSALLEQLPELNGCMFLPGDQPLLRRETVEAMVKCFCCEQPSPAEWQKETEREIFRLGAVVENDPAPLVGSPVLFGSSFFPELLTLPENKGGNVLLKKYPVQVRTICIADSAELLDADTPQALQQLEVLARQKG from the coding sequence ATGAAGAAGTCGCTTACGGTCGGCTGTGTGATCATGGCTTCCGGGCTGAGCCGCCGGTTTGGCGCGAACAAGCTGCTGGCAGATTTTTGCGGCCAGCCCATGCTCTGTCGGGCTTTTGCGGCTACCGCCACACCCGGTATCGCTGCCCGCATCGTGGTAACCCGCTCGGAGGAAGTGCAGGCACTGTGCAGGGCGCAGGGTGTCCCGGTGCTGCTGCACTGCCTGCCCGGCCGCAACGATACCGTTCGGCTGGGGCTTTCGGCGCTGCTGGAGCAGCTGCCGGAGCTTAACGGCTGTATGTTTCTGCCCGGGGATCAGCCCCTGCTGCGCCGGGAGACGGTAGAAGCCATGGTAAAGTGCTTTTGCTGCGAGCAGCCGTCCCCGGCAGAATGGCAAAAAGAAACAGAACGGGAGATCTTCCGTCTGGGAGCCGTGGTCGAAAACGACCCGGCACCTCTTGTCGGAAGTCCCGTTCTGTTTGGAAGCAGCTTCTTTCCGGAACTGCTCACCCTGCCGGAAAACAAAGGCGGCAACGTGCTGCTTAAAAAGTATCCTGTGCAGGTGCGCACGATCTGCATTGCAGACAGCGCAGAACTGCTGGATGCAGACACCCCGCAGGCATTGCAGCAACTGGAAGTCCTTGCCCGGCAAAAAGGCTAA
- the yqeC gene encoding selenium cofactor biosynthesis protein YqeC: MLNEKEFPFLAEKGHTVSLVGGGGKTTLLYAMADHCACKGWRVLVMTTTHIRQPAACYASDDAALTALWQAGHYAVIGTPAENGKLTLPPPQLLRRMAQADAVFIEADGAKHHPCKLPAAHEPVLLPQSDIVLAVAGLSALGKPLREGCFRYDTIRPQFLAAAPDAPLTPPMLAQLLASTQGGRKAVGDRQFYAVLNQADTPELRQQGIPIQQLLRQQGIPCVLTHFEEEERA; this comes from the coding sequence ATGCTGAACGAAAAAGAGTTTCCGTTTCTGGCAGAGAAAGGACATACCGTTTCTCTGGTAGGCGGCGGGGGCAAAACAACTCTGCTGTATGCCATGGCAGACCACTGTGCCTGCAAAGGCTGGCGGGTGCTTGTGATGACGACCACTCATATCCGTCAGCCTGCTGCCTGTTATGCGTCAGATGATGCAGCGCTTACCGCCCTATGGCAGGCGGGTCACTACGCCGTGATCGGCACTCCGGCAGAAAACGGGAAGCTGACCCTGCCGCCGCCGCAGCTTTTGCGCCGGATGGCGCAGGCAGATGCGGTATTTATAGAAGCAGACGGTGCAAAGCACCACCCCTGCAAGCTCCCGGCGGCGCACGAACCGGTGTTGCTGCCCCAAAGCGATATCGTTTTGGCGGTGGCAGGGCTTTCGGCGTTGGGCAAGCCCTTGCGGGAGGGCTGCTTCCGTTATGATACCATCCGTCCGCAGTTTTTAGCGGCTGCGCCGGATGCGCCCCTTACGCCGCCCATGCTGGCACAGCTGCTTGCAAGCACGCAGGGTGGCCGCAAGGCGGTGGGTGACCGGCAGTTTTACGCTGTGCTCAATCAGGCTGATACGCCGGAATTGCGCCAGCAGGGCATACCAATACAACAGCTTTTGCGTCAGCAGGGCATACCGTGTGTGCTGACGCATTTTGAAGAGGAAGAACGTGCATGA